The Arachis hypogaea cultivar Tifrunner chromosome 14, arahy.Tifrunner.gnm2.J5K5, whole genome shotgun sequence genome has a segment encoding these proteins:
- the LOC112743816 gene encoding uncharacterized protein, with protein sequence MEGKMGLLFLVMLCSAWACGARELPNSANSELSKKQDVCTLCAEYAAKALEYLNQNKTQSEIIEILHNTCTQLHSFERKCVTLVDYYAPLFFSEIATISPGEFCHKVNLCERTAKISLQIQENSCDFCEDAMSALLAKLKDPDTELEVIETLLKVCDTVDKYANKCKRMVFEYGPLIFNNAQKFLEKTDVCTALHACKDDIAVSQKALLSDS encoded by the exons atgGAAGGGAAAATGGGACTCTTGTTCCTTGTCATGTTGTGTTCTGCCTGGGCTTGTGGTGCAAGAGAATTGCCAAACTCGGCGAATTCTG AATTGAGTAAAAAACAAGATGTGTGTACACTTTGTGCGGAATATGCTGCCAAGGCACTTGAATATCTAAACCAAAACAAGACTCAGAGTGAGATCATTGAAATCCTTCACAACACTTGCACCCAGCTTCACTCTTTCGAGCGCAAG TGTGTCACTTTGGTGGATTATTATGCTCCACTTTTCTTTTCCGAAATAGCCACAATTAGTCCTGGAGAATTCTGCCACAAGGTCAACCTCTGCGAACGCACTGCGAAAATTTCACTACAAATTCAAGAAAATAGCTGCGATTTTTGCGAAGATGCTATGTCAGCTCTATTGGCTAAGCTGAAAGATCCTGACACTGAG CTGGAAGTCATTGAGACGTTGCTGAAGGTATGCGATACGGTCGACAAGTATGCGAATAAG TGCAAGAGGATGGTTTTCGAGTATGGACCATTGATTTTCAACAATGCTCAGAAGTTCTTGGAGAAAACAGATGTATGCACTGCATTACATGCTTGCAAGGATGATATAGCAGTTAGCCAAAAAGCCCTTCTTTCTGACTCTTAA